From the genome of Chitinophagaceae bacterium:
AGTAGAAAAAGCATGGTTATACGCATACACAGGAAGAAAACAAAAAAAAAGAAACTATAGATCACTATGGATACAAAGAATTAATGCGGCTACAAGACCTTATAATATGTCATATTCCGTTTTTATAGGAAAACTCAAAGAACAAAATATAGATATGAATAGAAAAGTACTTGCTGATCTCGCCTATAATAACCCCAATGCCTTTAAAGCCTTGGTAGAAAAAATACAACAATAACCAACTCTCGTTATTCAAAATATTGAACCAATACTTTCTTTATCACATTTTTTATTTGCATAATTATTTTCTTCTTTCATATAAAGTTTGTAACTAATGAGTACATCTCATTTTTTATGTAATTTCTCTTTTGTAATCCTATCTAAAAATCTATTTCTATTATTGTCAAAAAATAAATATATGACAATATACATCAGAAAAAAATCATT
Proteins encoded in this window:
- the rplT gene encoding 50S ribosomal protein L20 — its product is MPRSVNHVASRERRKKILKHAKGFFGRRKNVWTVAKNAVEKAWLYAYTGRKQKKRNYRSLWIQRINAATRPYNMSYSVFIGKLKEQNIDMNRKVLADLAYNNPNAFKALVEKIQQ